A DNA window from Nostoc commune NIES-4072 contains the following coding sequences:
- a CDS encoding type II toxin-antitoxin system RelE/ParE family toxin — translation MTYRIDFSSIAKAEADAAFLSFTEFTTAERAQLWYQGLIKAIASLQEMPRRCPIAREDAFFSQEIRQLLYGQGKQTYRILFTVLEDQPVPTVRILHIRHGAQKTIGEPEVED, via the coding sequence ATGACGTACCGCATTGATTTCTCCAGCATTGCGAAAGCCGAAGCGGATGCCGCATTCTTAAGTTTTACTGAGTTTACTACAGCCGAGCGTGCCCAACTCTGGTATCAAGGGCTAATTAAAGCAATCGCCTCTCTGCAAGAAATGCCTCGGCGCTGTCCAATCGCTCGAGAGGATGCCTTCTTTAGTCAAGAAATTCGTCAGCTTCTTTACGGGCAAGGAAAGCAAACCTATCGTATTCTATTTACGGTTCTTGAAGATCAGCCTGTTCCCACGGTGAGAATTCTCCATATTCGTCATGGCGCACAGAAGACAATTGGTGAGCCGGAAGTAGAGGATTGA
- a CDS encoding N-6 DNA methylase, with protein sequence MMNIKVGGSNGDGQSRKYVARKFILMQIKITEWQQLFQNCVSNPPLPISLPTVALANPPYCKINLTSDSELARFEMAYKWIKHADGSYVITSKLKTQAEQECLFVEQCLNQLQPGEIVCILVSNGILSSSNQAHFRRWLLEDMALLIASIQLPTENFKVECGLGIITSFLILQRKGGDLPIPEDYSIFMAVADKIGFDSRGRRLFRPMTNEQQTQEIDSDLPLIMEEFKRFITEVWQNHIGLK encoded by the coding sequence ATGATGAATATCAAGGTAGGTGGGAGCAATGGCGATGGACAAAGCAGAAAATATGTTGCAAGGAAGTTTATTTTGATGCAAATTAAAATTACTGAATGGCAACAACTATTTCAAAATTGTGTCAGTAATCCTCCTCTGCCAATTTCCTTGCCTACTGTAGCACTTGCCAATCCTCCCTATTGCAAAATTAATCTCACTTCCGATTCCGAACTAGCCAGATTTGAGATGGCTTATAAATGGATAAAACACGCAGATGGAAGCTACGTGATTACATCCAAGTTGAAAACCCAAGCAGAACAAGAGTGCTTATTTGTAGAACAGTGTTTAAATCAATTGCAACCTGGTGAAATAGTCTGTATTTTGGTGTCTAATGGAATTCTTTCTTCATCTAACCAAGCACACTTTCGCCGATGGCTATTAGAAGACATGGCTTTGCTAATTGCTTCCATTCAGTTACCTACAGAGAACTTTAAGGTAGAATGTGGATTGGGAATTATCACCAGCTTTTTGATTCTTCAGCGCAAAGGTGGGGATTTACCAATACCAGAAGATTACTCAATCTTTATGGCAGTTGCAGATAAAATTGGTTTTGATAGTCGAGGCCGTCGTCTGTTTCGTCCAATGACAAATGAGCAACAAACCCAAGAAATTGATAGTGATTTACCGCTAATTATGGAAGAATTTAAAAGATTTATAACAGAAGTTTGGCAAAATC